The Alkalinema sp. FACHB-956 genome has a window encoding:
- a CDS encoding RNA polymerase sigma factor, RpoD/SigA family, producing MSRKSNSTSHLEVLSSEPRSNSGESLESIQADSFGNFLDIDKADLITLEVFDEPDGFDDSSNLESLEETAQPTWTATYSRGISDDAIGSFFKEMARYPLLKADQEIELARQIRTGNEIERHRENLTTALDRAPTKLELANHLSFTEKQLDHQLHLSRVAKRTMIRSNLRLVVSIAKRYLNRGVPFLDLIQEGALGLHRATEKFDPDKGYKFSTYAYWWIRQGITRTIANDARTIRLPIHIVEKLNKLKRAQRDLRRDLGRNPTEAELATSLAIPLDQVAYLQQVRRQSLSLNHRVGKGEDTELLDLLEDGMTQSPEAQMSEAVMRQEITEILGTVLTQRERDVISLRYGLTTSKPCTLEEVGCIFNLSRERVRQIQSKAMRKLRRPQVAERLKGWLG from the coding sequence ATGAGCAGAAAATCAAATTCCACCTCTCATTTAGAAGTCCTTTCCAGTGAACCTCGATCGAACTCAGGAGAGTCATTAGAGTCTATACAAGCGGATTCATTTGGTAATTTTTTAGACATCGATAAAGCTGACCTCATCACCCTGGAAGTTTTTGATGAACCTGATGGGTTTGATGACTCCAGTAACCTGGAATCCTTAGAAGAGACTGCACAACCTACTTGGACAGCGACCTATAGCCGTGGGATCTCAGATGATGCGATCGGGTCTTTTTTCAAGGAAATGGCTCGCTATCCCTTATTAAAAGCAGATCAAGAAATTGAACTGGCACGCCAAATCCGAACTGGCAACGAGATTGAGCGCCATCGAGAGAATTTGACAACAGCGCTCGATCGAGCACCTACAAAATTGGAATTAGCCAATCATCTGAGCTTTACCGAAAAACAACTGGATCATCAGCTGCACCTAAGTCGGGTGGCTAAACGGACAATGATTCGCTCTAACCTCCGTCTGGTTGTCTCGATCGCAAAGCGCTACTTGAATCGTGGAGTTCCGTTCCTAGATTTGATCCAGGAAGGGGCTTTGGGTTTGCACCGTGCCACTGAAAAGTTTGATCCAGACAAAGGATATAAATTCTCTACCTATGCCTATTGGTGGATCAGACAGGGCATTACACGAACGATCGCAAACGATGCCAGAACCATCCGTTTACCCATCCATATTGTAGAAAAACTCAATAAGCTGAAACGGGCTCAACGTGATCTTCGGCGAGACCTCGGCAGAAATCCAACGGAGGCAGAATTAGCTACATCATTAGCAATTCCCCTAGATCAAGTTGCCTATCTTCAGCAAGTACGCCGCCAATCGCTATCCCTCAACCATCGAGTCGGCAAAGGTGAAGATACGGAATTACTGGATTTATTAGAAGATGGCATGACCCAGTCTCCTGAAGCTCAAATGAGTGAAGCTGTCATGCGGCAAGAAATTACTGAAATCTTGGGCACTGTTCTGACGCAACGGGAGCGTGATGTCATTTCGCTGCGGTATGGCTTAACCACCAGTAAACCTTGCACCCTTGAGGAAGTGGGCTGTATTTTTAATCTTTCTAGGGAACGGGTTCGACAAATTCAAAGTAAGGCCATGCGCAAGCTGCGACGGCCCCAAGTGGCTGAGCGTCTTAAAGGCTGGCTAGGGTGA
- a CDS encoding glycogen debranching protein, with amino-acid sequence MKIWVNEQLDPAGLLYVCIACCDEQQAQDCRQSFEENLTQQQKSAGWIVRTRTVESWDEVPASALKLD; translated from the coding sequence ATGAAAATTTGGGTCAATGAACAGTTGGATCCAGCTGGATTACTTTATGTCTGTATTGCTTGCTGTGACGAACAACAAGCCCAGGACTGTCGTCAATCCTTTGAGGAAAATTTGACCCAGCAGCAAAAATCAGCAGGCTGGATAGTTAGGACTCGAACAGTAGAATCTTGGGATGAAGTCCCGGCCAGTGCGTTAAAACTGGACTAA
- a CDS encoding aspartate aminotransferase family protein: MSTYGRFPLTLVRGAGCRVWDDRDRSYLDFVAGIATCTLGHAHPAMVQAVTQQMQTLHHVSNLYYIPPQGDLAKWLVDHSCADRVFFCNSGAEANEGAIKLARKYAHVRRGIENPVIVTAQASFHGRTLATVTATGQPKYQQNFSPLVPGFHYVPYNDLAALEAVIEALDAETPQVAAILLEPLQGEGGVRPGDQAYFQRVRQLCDEKEILLILDEVQTGMGRTGHLWGHETLGIEPDIFTSAKGLGGGVPIGAVLCKASCDVFQPGDHASTYGGNPLVCAVALSVCQTLEREHILQNVQQRGEQLRSGLQTLASKYPHLISEVRGWGLINGLELKPDQPVTAIEVVKAAMQEGLLLVPAGPQVVRFVPPLIVSAEEVEQALALCDLALAQV, from the coding sequence ATGTCAACCTATGGGCGTTTTCCCTTAACCTTAGTGCGGGGGGCAGGGTGTCGGGTCTGGGACGATCGAGATCGCTCCTACTTGGACTTTGTGGCAGGGATTGCAACCTGTACCCTAGGCCATGCCCACCCAGCAATGGTGCAGGCTGTGACCCAGCAGATGCAGACCCTGCATCATGTTTCCAATTTGTACTACATTCCACCCCAGGGTGATTTGGCGAAATGGTTGGTGGATCATTCCTGCGCCGATCGCGTCTTTTTCTGTAATTCGGGTGCTGAAGCCAATGAAGGCGCGATTAAGCTAGCCCGCAAGTATGCCCATGTGCGTCGGGGAATTGAAAATCCGGTGATTGTGACTGCTCAAGCCAGTTTCCATGGGCGAACCCTAGCAACCGTCACTGCTACCGGCCAACCCAAATACCAACAGAACTTCAGTCCCTTGGTTCCAGGGTTTCACTATGTTCCCTATAACGATTTAGCTGCACTGGAAGCTGTGATTGAAGCGTTAGATGCAGAGACTCCTCAAGTCGCAGCAATTCTTTTGGAACCCTTGCAAGGTGAAGGCGGCGTCCGCCCCGGCGATCAGGCTTATTTCCAACGGGTTCGTCAGTTGTGTGATGAAAAGGAGATTCTGCTGATTCTGGATGAAGTGCAAACTGGGATGGGACGCACAGGACATCTTTGGGGCCATGAAACGTTGGGGATTGAACCGGATATTTTCACATCTGCAAAGGGGTTAGGGGGGGGCGTTCCGATCGGCGCTGTTCTGTGCAAAGCGTCCTGTGATGTTTTCCAACCGGGGGATCACGCCAGTACCTATGGTGGCAATCCTTTAGTCTGTGCAGTGGCTCTATCGGTTTGTCAGACCCTAGAACGGGAGCACATTCTCCAGAATGTGCAGCAGCGAGGTGAGCAGTTGAGGTCGGGGCTTCAGACCTTGGCTAGCAAGTACCCTCACCTGATTTCCGAAGTGCGAGGATGGGGCTTAATTAATGGTTTGGAATTGAAGCCTGATCAACCGGTAACTGCGATCGAAGTGGTTAAAGCAGCGATGCAAGAGGGCTTGTTACTCGTTCCTGCAGGGCCCCAGGTCGTGCGATTTGTCCCCCCGTTAATCGTTAGCGCAGAAGAAGTTGAGCAAGCTTTAGCCCTATGTGATCTGGCTTTAGCACAGGTTTAG
- the rpmB gene encoding 50S ribosomal protein L28, whose protein sequence is MSRVCQLTGKKANNAMAVSHSHRRTKKLQEANLQWKRIWWPEGNRFVRLRLSTKAIKTLEIKGLSAFAKQAGLNLNKL, encoded by the coding sequence ATGTCCCGTGTATGTCAGTTGACTGGCAAGAAAGCTAATAATGCCATGGCGGTGTCCCACTCTCACCGCCGGACAAAAAAGCTGCAAGAAGCTAATCTGCAATGGAAGCGCATTTGGTGGCCGGAAGGAAATCGCTTTGTGCGTTTGCGCCTTTCTACAAAAGCAATCAAAACCCTGGAAATCAAAGGTCTATCCGCTTTTGCTAAGCAAGCAGGGCTCAATCTAAACAAACTGTAA